A portion of the Toxoplasma gondii ME49 chromosome VIIb, whole genome shotgun sequence genome contains these proteins:
- the SRS26B gene encoding SAG-related sequence SRS26B (encoded by transcript TGME49_259300~Gene product name based on ToxoDB Community Expert Annotation.~Signal peptide predicted by SignalP 2.0 HMM (probability 0.997) with cleavage site probability 0.312 at residue 23~Predicted trans-membrane domain (TMHMM2.0):6-29): MGCNMHLCLLCVFAVACFVTGSASALNSIAPDIGRHKSTAVALSPPGDNNTCTNEKQKIKITIAATQTDATFKCGGTVTTLHPADCTSSSSCPPEALSSEDRPVVPRICETENCDKPRILTDVFPGATRVDDSDTQVYQLTIPKGNRPKKDVWYHCKSEGGDNICKVQISVAAALADPPDDHQCSDTKPTITVDVGVEEEEATFKCGDTLTTLDPQDCSGDSCQEEVAHDNDEPVSMIYEDESCSTAKHLDQVFPGATRHDDATNHVYKLTIPKEGRTTKAAWYQCKGSERNSNTLCKIKINVTAALPTPPTPEAKNKCTAAVEELNLSASPQLPLTFVCPHDLPLKPSETRVYDNRDGQCTNEVDLSSLVDATLSGTTQVDTLAPGDTTYTLTVRRLPPERALLCYRCSGRSAFSESFRKARGPVAKE, from the coding sequence ATGGGGTGCAACATGCATCTGTGTTTGCTGTGTGTATTTGCTGTCGCCTGCTTTGTTAccggctctgcctctgcatTAAACAGCATTGCACCAGATATCGGTAGGCATAAGAGCACGGCGGTTGCACTGAGTCCTCCGGGCGACAACAACACATGTACcaacgagaagcagaaaattaAAATAACGATTGCCGCtacacagacagacgcaaCGTTCAAATGTGGTGGTACGGTCACTACACTACATCCGGCAGACTGTACCAGCTCCTCTAGTTGCCCACCGGAGGCGCTATCCAGCGAAGACCGCCCCGTAGTACCCAGAATTTGTGAAACCGAGAACTGTGACAAGCCCAGAATTTTAACTGACGTGTTTCCGGGAGCCACAAGGGTAGATGACTCAGACACGCAAGTTTATCAGTTGACTATCCCCAAGGGCAACCGGCCAAAGAAAGATGTGTGGTATCATTGCAAGAGTGAAGGGGGGGACAACATTTGCAAAGTGCAAATCAGTGTCGCCGCTGCTCTAGCCGACCCACCGGACGACCACCAGTGCTCTGATACGAAGCCGACTATTACAGTTGACGTTGGcgttgaagaagaagaagcaacgtTCAAATGCGGTGACACACTAACCACGCTAGACCCGCAAGACTGCTCCGGCGACTCGTGCCAGGAAGAAGTTGCACACGACAACGATGAGCCAGTATCGATGATATATGAAGACGAGAGTTGCAGTACAGCTAAGCACTTAGACCAAGTATTCCCAGGCGCCACGCGTCACGACGATGCCACAAACCACGTTTACAAGCTGACGATTccaaaggaaggaaggacgACAAAGGCCGCTTGGTATCAGTGCAAAGGGTCAGAACGGAACAGTAACACCCTTTGCAAAATTAAAATCAACGTCACCGCCGCTCTGCCGACGCCGCCCACtccagaggcgaagaacaaATGCACCGCCGCCGTCGAGGAACTGAATCTCAGTGCGTCGCCTCAGTTGCCTCTCACATTCGTGTGCCCGCACGACCTTCCTCTAAAGCCTAGTGAAACGAGGGTGTACGACAACCGCGACGGTCAATGCACGAACGAAGTGGACCTCTCTAGTCTCGTAGATGCGACTCTCTCTGGCACAACTCAGGTGGATACGTTGGCACCGGGAGATACCACGTATACATTGACTGTGAGGAGGCTTCCGCCAGAGAGGGCACTGCTCTGCTATAGGTGCTCGGGTCGAAGTGCCTTTTCGGAGTCTTTCAGAAAGGCTAGAGGTCCTGTGGCGAAGGAA
- a CDS encoding hypothetical protein (encoded by transcript TGME49_259280), whose translation MTLLSTFNKLTIPKENKWVKKDMRHQYTTNLPADPCNVKISVTEAPEHPSASLAMNKCNAAGNTLNVSASPKAPQLGLPASFSSETGREECVRQHRRPMPGGGGTVQSGRGGSCWRTADGYTANREYSIRCCYQQAAAGAGTALLQVFTTRE comes from the coding sequence ATGACACTGTTATCCACGTTTAACAAGCTGACCATCccgaaagaaaacaaatggGTGAAGAAAGACATGCGGCATCAGTACACAACAAACTTGCCAGCTGATCCTTGCAATGTGAAAATCAGCGTCACCGAGGCCCCCGAGCATCCGTCCGCTTCACTCGCGATGAACAAATGCAATGCTGCTGGAAATACGCTGAATGTGAGTGCGTCACCAAAAGCGCCTCAACTTGGTCTGCCCGCAAGCTTTTCTTCTGAAACCGGGCGAGAAGAATGTGTACGGCAACATCGACGACCAATGCCAGGAGGAGGTGGAACAGTCCAGTCCGGGAGAGGCGGCTCTTGCTGGAGAACAGCAGACGGCTACACTGCTAACAGGGAATACAGCATACGCTGTTGCTATCAGCAAGCTGCCGCCGGAGCAGGCACTGCTTTGCTACAGGTCTTCACCACAAGAGAGTAG
- the SRS26E gene encoding SAG-related sequence SRS26E (encoded by transcript TGME49_259270~Gene product name based on ToxoDB Community Expert Annotation.~Signal peptide predicted by SignalP 2.0 HMM (probability 0.893) with cleavage site probability 0.467 at residue 21): MGCNRYLFFLSISAAFCCVAGSPSVPEGLPAETDRHERISSTLPDPPQEQHCSMGESPITIQIAADKTEATFKCADPLTTLDPADCTDPSSCSPTVATREELHVPMIYDDVACNKAKPLTDVFPGATREDDTDKNVFKLIIPKDNRPQKDVWYQCTSGQRNTPCKVQISVAAALADPPENHQCSRDGGSIEIEVLPEQTEATFKCGSTLITLEPADCSSDSCSPLGISEKTQRVPMICEDENCSVQKPLNDIFPGATRTDDTVNNVYKLTIPKEDRITKAAWYHCKQRARQNPCKVKINVTAAPLPPPTSPENRCTAADGELDVSASPDKPLKFVCAKELSLEPPNKETVYDNSDGQCQKAVQLSTLVEAELTGETQEDALVQKDTTYTLTVKKLPPKQTLLCYKCVAREARMESLRKSNSLEANNGCLVKVTIDADPTATTTPNTPTESTPTETPSIPPTSSAVAPRGTLAVTCGLVVVSLWAIAICAI; encoded by the coding sequence ATGGGCTGCAACAGGtatctgtttttcttgtctATATCTGCCGCCTTTTGCTGTGTGGCCGGTAGTCCATCCGTTCCAGAAGGCCTTCccgcagagacagatagaCATGAGCGCATCAGCTCTACACTGCCTGACCCGCCTCAAGAACAACACTGCTCCATGGGTGAAAGTCCTATTACAATACAGATTGCAGCTGACAAAACAGAAGCAACGTTCAAATGTGCTGATCCGCTAACAACGCTAGACCCGGCAGACTGTACCGATCCCTCCTCTTGCTCACCAACGGTGGCAACCCGCGAGGAACTACATGTGCCCATGATTTACGACGATGTGGCGTGCAATAAAGCGAAACCGTTAACAGATGTATTTCCCGGGGCCACGAGGGAGGATGATACTGATAAGAACGTTTTCAAGCTAATTATTCCCAAGGACAACAGGCCACAGAAAGACGTGTGGTATCAATGCACGTCCGGCCAGAGAAACACTCCATGCAAAGTTCAAATCAGCGTAGCAGCGGCTCTCGCGGACCCGCCGGAGAACCATCAATGCTCCCGAGACGGCGGGTCTATTGAAATAGAAGTTCTGCCTGAGCAGACAGAAGCCACGTTTAAATGCGGCAGCACCCTTATCACCCTAGAACCCGCGGACTGCTCCAGTGACTCTTGCTCACCACTGGGGATATCCGAGAAAACCCAACGGGTACCGATGATTTGCGAAGACGAAAATTGTAGCGTACAAAAACCTTTGAATGATATCTTCCCCGGTGCCACGAGAACAGATGATACTGTTAACAACGTTTACAAGCTGACTATCCCCAAAGAAGATAGGATAACCAAAGCTGCTTGGTATCACTGCAAACAACGAGCGCGCCAAAATCCTTGCAAAGTAAAAATCAACGTCACAGCAGCTCCCCTTCCGCCGCCTACATCACCGGAGAACCGTTGCACAGCAGCTGATGGGGAGCTGGATGTGAGTGCATCACCTGATAAACCTCTCAAATTCGTCTGCGCCAAAGAGCTTTCTTTGGAACCGCCGAACAAGGAGACTGTGTACGACAACAGCGACGGCCAATGCCAGAAGGCGGTGCAACTGTCTACTCTCGTAGAGGCGGAACTGACGGGAGAGACTCAGGAGGATGCACTGGTACAGAAGGATACCACATACACTCTGACTGTTAAAAAACTGCCACCCAAGCAGACGCTGCTCTGCTACAAGTGCGTGGCGAGGGAAGCACGAATGGAATCCTTGAGGAAGTCAAACTCTCTTGAGGCGAACAACGGGTGCTTGGTTAAAGTGACAATTGACGCAGATCCTACGGCAACGACTACGCCAAATACACCGACTGAGTCGACACCGACAGAGACTCCATCGATTCCACCGACGTCGTCAGCCGTGGCTCCGAGGGGTACACTTGCGGTGACTTGCGGCCTGGTGGTTGTGAGTTTGTGGGCAATCGCGATCTGCGCGATCTAG
- the SRS26C gene encoding SAG-related sequence SRS26C (encoded by transcript TGME49_259290~Gene product name based on ToxoDB Community Expert Annotation.~Signal peptide predicted by SignalP 2.0 HMM (probability 0.948) with cleavage site probability 0.361 at residue 24), with the protein MGYTKHLFMLSVWIAFSLVHSSASAVKGLSAGDAHPAVRVPLQDPGSDKTCSAEGNEITVNVAANDVEATFKCDGTVTTLYPADCNGNSCPSVLGSGDSENVPMICEDDNCRTIKPLTEVFPGARRNNNDNHVYTLTFPAEDRPKQDAWYHCRTAAKTNPCKVKISVAKALKDPPDTQICSNQNRDITIEVGEDTTEARFKCSDTLTTLDPQDCPGGTCPVMVAHGDDEPVSMIYEDEDCSTAKPLDQVFPGATRHDDATNHVYKLTIPKEGRTTKAAWYQCKGSARNSNTLCKVKINVTAARPTPPTPEAKNKCTAGGEELNLSATPQLPLTFVCPHDLPLKPSETRVYDNRDGQCTNEVDLSSLVDATLSSTTQVDTLAPGDTTYTLTVRRLPPERALLCYRCSGQSASSYSFRKSRSPDDEADCLVKVTIEADPTSTSPPTTPTETPSTPTTSSAMAKGSIVMLYRNIPIVILAAGAIYRI; encoded by the coding sequence ATGGGTTACACCAAGCATCTGTTTATGTTGTCTGTCTGGATCGCTTTTTCGCTTGTGCATAGCTCTGCATCGGCTGTCAAAGGCCTTTCTGCAGGAGATGCACATCCGGCAGTGCGCGTTCCACTGCAGGACCCCGGGAGCGATAAAACGTGCTCCGCTGAAGGTAACGAAATTACAGTAAACGTCGCCGCTAACGACGTTGAAGCAACGTTCAAGTGTGATGGTACTGTTACTACCCTATACCCGGCAGATTGTAACGGCAACAGTTGCCCGTCCGTGTTAGGAtccggagacagcgaaaacgTACCGATGATTTGCGAAGATGACAACTGCCGAACAATAAAGCCTCTGACAGAGGTGTTTCCTGGTGCCAGGCGAAATAATAATGACAACCACGTGTATACGCTGACGTTTCCCGCTGAGGACCGGCCAAAGCAAGACGCATGGTATCACTGCAGAACTGCAGCAAAAACCAACCCTTGCAAGGTTAAAATCAGCGTCGCAAAGGCTCTAAAAGACCCTCCGGATACCCAGATATGCTCCAATCAGAACCGCGATATTACAATAGAGGTCGGAGAAGACACAACAGAAGCTAGGTTCAAATGCAGTGACACACTAACCACGCTAGACCCGCAAGACTGCCCCGGTGGGACATGCCCGGTGATGGTGGCGCACGGCGATGACGAGCCGGTATCGATGATATATGAAGATGAGGATTGCAGTACAGCTAAGCCCTTAGACCAAGTATTCCCAGGCGCCACGCGGCACGACGATGCAACAAACCACGTTTACAAGCTGACGATTccaaaggaaggaaggacgACAAAGGCCGCTTGGTATCAGTGCAAAGGGTCAGCACGAAACAGCAACACCCTTTGCAAAGTCAAAATCAACGTCACCGCTGCTCGGCCGACGCCTCCCACtccagaggcgaagaacaaATGCACGGCCGGCGGCGAGGAACTGAATCTCAGTGCGACGCCTCAGTTGCCTCTCACATTCGTGTGCCCGCACGACCTTCCTCTAAAGCCTAGTGAAACGAGGGTGTACGACAACCGCGACGGTCAATGCACGAACGAAGTGGACCTCTCTAGTCTCGTAGATGCGACTCTCTCGAGCACAACTCAGGTGGATACGTTGGCACCGGGAGATACCACGTATACATTGACTGTGAGGAGGCTTCCGCCAGAGAGGGCACTGCTCTGCTATAGGTGCTCGGGTCAAAGTGCCTCTTCGTACTCTTTCAGAAAGTCTAGAAGTCCTGATGACGAAGCAGATTGTTTGGTGAAAGTTACGATCGAAGCAGACCCTACATCAACGAGTCCTCCGACGACGCCGACTGAGACTCCGTCGACCCCTACGACATCATCTGCAATGGCTAAAGGAAGTATAGTTATGTTGTATCGTAACATCCCAATTGTGATCTTGGCAGCGGGCGCGATCTACAGGATCTGA